The proteins below come from a single Gemmatimonadota bacterium genomic window:
- a CDS encoding DUF58 domain-containing protein, producing the protein MTATASTGVGGARFLDPATLARIGNLELLARTVVGGFLAGLHRSPYLGFSSDFAEHRPYMPGDDIRRIDWRLFARSDRHHIRLFEAETNADFVVVLDVSRSMDYGTGPLTRFEYSRFLAASLVHLSNRQRDRVGVLTVDSGIVDRIPPSMGNLDTILAVLDRAKPHGEGSIARAMAPVTELLKRRGIVAIISDFYEEADRIVEAVGALKARGHDLIVFHPVDPSELDFPYQDASAFEDLEGGSQIPVIPGQVRADYLDHFGRHLAALKDGFRDLQADYVKVNITEPLDQALFDYLLARRRRTGKVRRS; encoded by the coding sequence TTGACCGCCACCGCGAGTACCGGCGTCGGCGGGGCCCGGTTTCTCGATCCGGCCACGCTGGCGCGCATCGGCAACCTGGAGCTGCTGGCGCGGACCGTGGTGGGCGGTTTCTTGGCGGGGCTCCACCGCTCCCCGTATCTCGGTTTCAGCTCCGACTTCGCCGAACACCGCCCCTACATGCCGGGCGACGATATTCGGCGCATCGACTGGCGTCTCTTCGCGCGGAGCGACCGCCACCACATCCGACTCTTCGAGGCGGAGACGAACGCCGACTTCGTGGTCGTGCTCGACGTCTCCAGGTCGATGGATTACGGCACCGGCCCGCTCACCCGTTTCGAATACTCCCGCTTCCTCGCGGCTTCCCTCGTCCATCTCTCGAACCGCCAGCGCGACCGGGTCGGAGTCCTTACCGTGGACAGCGGCATCGTGGACCGCATTCCGCCATCGATGGGCAATCTCGACACCATTCTAGCCGTCCTCGACAGGGCGAAGCCCCACGGGGAAGGCTCGATCGCCAGGGCGATGGCCCCGGTGACCGAGCTGCTCAAGCGGCGTGGGATCGTAGCCATCATCTCGGATTTCTACGAGGAGGCCGACCGGATCGTCGAGGCCGTCGGAGCGCTCAAGGCCCGCGGGCACGACCTCATCGTTTTCCATCCCGTCGACCCCTCGGAGCTCGACTTCCCCTATCAGGACGCATCGGCGTTCGAGGATCTCGAAGGCGGCTCGCAGATCCCCGTGATTCCCGGCCAGGTCCGCGCCGACTATCTCGACCACTTCGGTCGCCACCTGGCCGCGCTGAAAGACGGATTTCGCGACCTCCAGGCCGACTACGTGAAGGTGAACATCACCGAGCCGCTCGATCAGGCTCTTTTCGACTACCTGCTCGCCCGCAGGCGACGCACCGGCAAGGTGCGCAGGAGCTGA
- a CDS encoding DUF4159 domain-containing protein produces MRPIAVVLALTALVGPGFAPPSLVVPGLAPPPLAAQNWDDLNTPYDSRYSFVRLRFGQPGSFGGWRRGPMWAHDYPRAEINFVQILSEVSFVDPVTDGTNVLSLADPEIFSNPILYIVEVGYWNPSEEEIRLLGDHLSKGGFLIVDDTRGERGFEWDSFRMNMERALPGHDLLPLPHDHEIFSSFFQIDPLAVIPPYGPTNPLWFGIFEDNDPDGRLMVVFNFNNDIAEYWEYSSRGWYPIDPTNEAYKLGVNYIIYALTH; encoded by the coding sequence ATGAGGCCTATTGCGGTCGTCCTGGCGCTGACGGCCCTCGTCGGTCCAGGGTTCGCGCCGCCTTCGCTCGTCGTGCCCGGGCTCGCTCCTCCACCGCTCGCGGCTCAGAACTGGGACGATCTCAACACGCCCTACGACAGCCGCTACTCCTTTGTGCGTCTTCGTTTCGGACAGCCCGGCTCGTTCGGGGGCTGGCGCAGAGGACCCATGTGGGCGCACGACTATCCGCGCGCCGAGATCAACTTCGTCCAGATCCTCAGCGAAGTCAGCTTCGTCGATCCGGTGACCGACGGCACCAACGTCCTCTCGCTCGCCGACCCGGAGATCTTCTCCAACCCCATCCTTTACATAGTGGAGGTGGGCTACTGGAATCCGAGCGAAGAGGAGATCCGACTGCTGGGCGACCACCTGAGCAAGGGCGGCTTCCTCATAGTGGACGACACCCGCGGCGAGCGCGGCTTCGAGTGGGACAGCTTCCGCATGAACATGGAGCGCGCCCTTCCGGGCCACGACCTACTGCCGCTGCCCCACGACCACGAGATCTTCAGCTCCTTCTTCCAAATCGATCCGCTCGCGGTCATCCCGCCCTACGGTCCGACGAACCCTCTCTGGTTCGGGATCTTCGAGGACAACGATCCGGACGGGAGACTCATGGTCGTCTTCAACTTCAACAACGACATCGCCGAGTACTGGGAATACTCGTCGAGGGGATGGTATCCGATCGACCCCACTAACGAAGCGTACAAGCTCGGTGTCAACTACATAATCTACGCGCTCACCCACTAG
- a CDS encoding DUF4175 family protein, giving the protein MRESDRRIQSRRLLGFVRSVRRRWRLRIALQGLTWTGLTVIAALVAVSLLLEQARFSADAILVGRVAAWGALALAVGWFLVRPLLRRVDDRRAALYLDENEPSLRHVVTTAVAGEVGGSPALRDRTVQDALSRLRKVEGGRRVERSALVRFGLLLGAVAVLGLLLVPFGPDLVRTGASALLPNKSAEEAQPYSVAVLPGDTTVARHSDLLLEAAPGGFEGGDAFLFARAESEESFTRLGMLDDGAGAFTAMLFELAEPTEYFVDISGVTSPTYSIEVKDLPRVERLDLVLNHPAYAGLDPVVIEDGGDVAALPGTVVEVTAHANMASEGGRIVLDGGPTSELAVLESSETPALAGRFTVTESGYYRVDLATEDGQLIPASAEYAITALSDYPPQVRFSRPGRDVPASPIEEVYLEAQAFDDYGVRELLLVSSVNGGPEDTVRIYDDRAGDLDEVSAGHTLFLEEWTLEPGDLVSYYALARDRRPGSEPVASDMFFVRVRPFDVAFRQAEQQGGGQQQGGRQAGPESALSELQRQVISATFNLIRQRSSYSEDEFDENVVSVALAQGRLREQVGTLLQRMENRGMTETDPGFRDVSAILPRAIEAMTEAKAHLDEGELQEAIGPEQNALRYLQQAEETYERYVSQGQEQQQGGGGGGSRQAAEDLADLFELELDNFANQYETVQRGQQQSADNEVDELIEKLNELARRQEQEAERQARRSTNAGARGSEAQRRLADETEETARQLERLAREMNDPDLEETARGLREAAASMRRAGAQAAGSDQANSALRRLRDAQREMEEARAGRAQRDAEVAASRVEELQRQQREVLNRVREMPRDLGEERAREIDDLRERKNQMTEAVQGLESALDRAAAGNRAENPEAARALQESANHIRESKLKEKLQYSRGTIEQWDPESAATLEMDIESDLQALRDQLQRAAEAAPQEEAGEGLERALEETRDLVRGLESMGRRLNEPADPQAEASGEGGEGEAGREEGGEGERGEGEGGRQERGGDPQGDPANSRAQGDPGARTAVDGSTYGGGLVRPRELTPEEVRQSGRQFMRDTDRVREIRNQLRMEGRPAEELEDVMEAMSRLGRENTYEDPALVARLHADVLEALRRLEFGLRREVEGGDERGAALTAADEVPEGYRELVEEYYRALARGGRAAGGRSPGDGP; this is encoded by the coding sequence ATGAGAGAGTCAGACAGAAGGATCCAGAGCCGCCGTCTCCTCGGTTTCGTGCGTTCGGTCCGGCGGCGGTGGCGGCTGCGCATCGCGCTCCAGGGACTGACCTGGACGGGATTGACGGTGATCGCCGCACTCGTCGCGGTCTCCCTCCTGCTCGAACAGGCGAGGTTCTCCGCGGACGCCATTCTGGTCGGACGGGTCGCCGCCTGGGGGGCGCTCGCTCTCGCGGTGGGCTGGTTCCTGGTCCGTCCGCTCCTGCGCAGGGTGGACGACCGCAGGGCCGCCCTCTACTTGGACGAAAACGAGCCTTCCTTGCGCCACGTGGTCACCACGGCGGTGGCGGGCGAGGTCGGCGGATCGCCGGCGCTCCGGGATCGCACCGTCCAGGACGCCCTGTCGAGGCTGCGCAAGGTGGAAGGCGGGCGTCGGGTCGAGCGCTCCGCACTCGTGCGCTTCGGCCTCCTGCTCGGCGCGGTCGCGGTCCTCGGCCTCCTTCTGGTGCCGTTCGGACCCGACCTCGTGAGAACGGGCGCCTCGGCCCTGCTTCCCAACAAGAGCGCGGAAGAGGCTCAGCCCTATTCCGTGGCGGTTCTGCCCGGCGACACCACGGTCGCGCGCCACTCGGACCTTTTGTTGGAAGCGGCTCCGGGTGGGTTCGAAGGGGGCGACGCCTTCCTCTTCGCCAGAGCCGAGTCGGAGGAGTCCTTCACCCGCCTCGGAATGCTCGACGACGGAGCCGGGGCCTTCACGGCCATGCTCTTCGAGCTCGCTGAGCCCACCGAGTACTTCGTGGACATTTCGGGCGTGACCTCGCCCACCTACTCCATCGAGGTGAAAGACTTGCCGAGGGTGGAGCGGCTCGATCTCGTTCTCAACCATCCGGCCTATGCCGGGCTCGATCCGGTCGTCATCGAAGACGGCGGCGACGTGGCGGCGTTGCCCGGAACCGTGGTCGAGGTCACTGCGCACGCGAACATGGCGAGCGAAGGAGGCCGAATCGTGCTCGACGGCGGTCCTACGTCCGAGCTCGCGGTTTTGGAGTCGTCCGAGACGCCGGCGCTCGCCGGGCGTTTCACGGTGACCGAGAGCGGATACTACCGGGTCGATCTCGCCACGGAGGACGGCCAGCTGATCCCGGCGTCGGCCGAATACGCGATCACCGCCCTCAGCGACTATCCGCCGCAGGTCCGTTTCTCGCGGCCCGGGCGCGACGTTCCGGCTTCGCCGATCGAAGAGGTCTACCTGGAGGCGCAGGCGTTCGACGACTACGGCGTTCGGGAGCTTCTTCTGGTGAGCTCGGTTAACGGAGGCCCGGAAGACACGGTCCGCATCTACGACGACCGCGCCGGGGACCTGGACGAGGTCTCGGCCGGCCACACCCTCTTCCTGGAGGAATGGACGCTCGAGCCGGGCGACCTGGTCTCGTACTACGCCCTCGCCCGTGACCGCAGGCCGGGGTCGGAACCGGTGGCGAGCGACATGTTCTTCGTCCGGGTCAGGCCGTTCGACGTGGCGTTCCGCCAGGCGGAGCAGCAGGGCGGCGGCCAGCAGCAAGGCGGCCGGCAGGCGGGTCCGGAGAGCGCTCTCTCCGAACTTCAACGTCAGGTGATCTCGGCCACCTTCAACCTGATCCGGCAGCGCTCGTCGTATTCCGAGGACGAATTCGACGAGAACGTGGTCTCGGTGGCCCTCGCTCAGGGAAGGCTGCGCGAGCAGGTCGGCACCCTCCTCCAGCGCATGGAGAACCGGGGGATGACCGAGACCGATCCCGGGTTCCGCGACGTGAGCGCCATCCTGCCCAGGGCGATCGAGGCGATGACCGAAGCCAAGGCTCACCTGGACGAGGGCGAGCTGCAGGAAGCCATCGGTCCCGAACAGAACGCGCTCAGATACCTGCAACAGGCGGAAGAGACCTACGAGCGCTACGTGAGCCAGGGCCAGGAGCAGCAGCAGGGCGGCGGCGGTGGCGGCAGCCGGCAGGCCGCCGAAGATCTGGCCGATCTTTTCGAGCTCGAGCTCGACAACTTCGCGAACCAGTACGAGACCGTTCAGCGCGGGCAGCAGCAGAGCGCCGACAACGAGGTCGACGAGCTCATCGAGAAGCTTAACGAGCTGGCCCGCCGGCAGGAGCAGGAGGCGGAGCGCCAGGCGCGTCGTTCAACCAATGCCGGTGCGCGCGGGTCGGAGGCGCAGCGTCGGTTGGCCGACGAGACCGAGGAGACCGCTCGGCAGCTCGAACGGCTCGCTCGCGAGATGAACGATCCCGATCTGGAAGAGACCGCGCGCGGTCTCCGCGAAGCCGCCGCTTCCATGCGGCGAGCCGGGGCTCAGGCTGCGGGAAGCGATCAGGCCAACTCGGCCCTTCGGCGCTTGCGGGACGCCCAGCGCGAGATGGAGGAGGCCAGGGCGGGCCGGGCTCAGCGCGACGCCGAGGTGGCGGCCTCCCGCGTGGAAGAGCTTCAACGACAGCAGCGCGAGGTGTTGAACCGGGTGCGGGAGATGCCGCGGGACCTGGGCGAGGAGCGAGCCCGCGAGATCGACGATCTCAGGGAGCGCAAGAACCAGATGACCGAGGCCGTGCAGGGGCTGGAGAGCGCTCTCGACCGAGCGGCCGCAGGCAATCGAGCTGAAAACCCCGAGGCCGCTCGGGCCCTTCAGGAGTCGGCGAACCATATCCGCGAGTCGAAGCTGAAGGAGAAGCTCCAGTACTCCCGAGGCACGATCGAGCAGTGGGACCCCGAGTCGGCGGCCACGTTAGAGATGGACATCGAGTCGGACCTCCAGGCCCTGAGGGACCAGCTCCAGCGAGCCGCCGAAGCCGCGCCGCAGGAAGAAGCGGGCGAGGGTCTCGAACGCGCCTTGGAGGAGACCCGGGACTTGGTGCGTGGGCTGGAGTCCATGGGCAGGCGGCTGAACGAGCCGGCCGACCCGCAGGCCGAAGCGAGCGGGGAAGGGGGAGAAGGAGAGGCGGGCCGGGAAGAGGGTGGCGAAGGCGAACGCGGTGAAGGCGAGGGCGGCCGGCAGGAGCGCGGCGGCGACCCGCAGGGCGATCCGGCGAACAGCCGCGCCCAGGGCGATCCCGGTGCCCGAACCGCCGTCGACGGCTCCACCTACGGAGGTGGCCTCGTACGACCTAGGGAACTGACCCCGGAGGAGGTGCGCCAGTCGGGCCGGCAGTTCATGCGCGACACCGACCGCGTGCGCGAGATCCGGAACCAGCTTCGCATGGAGGGCCGGCCGGCGGAAGAGCTCGAAGACGTGATGGAGGCGATGTCGCGGCTCGGCCGGGAGAACACCTATGAGGACCCGGCTCTCGTGGCACGCCTGCACGCCGATGTGCTCGAAGCCCTGCGCCGGCTCGAGTTCGGCCTCCGACGCGAGGTGGAGGGCGGAGACGAGCGCGGTGCGGCGCTTACGGCCGCCGACGAGGTGCCGGAGGGGTACCGAGAACTGGTCGAGGAGTACTATCGGGCGCTCGCCCGAGGCGGCAGGGCGGCTGGCGGCCGAAGCCCGGGCGACGGTCCGTAG
- a CDS encoding AAA family ATPase, which produces MGDTARDRTDDIAEREDDVALADRMRHGRERILAEVRKLIVGQDKVVEEALLTLFVGGNSLLVGVPGLAKTLLVHTLAQVVDLKFARIQFTPDLMPSDVTGTDIIQEDPATGKRSMVFAPGPVFANIVLADEINRTPPKTQSALLEAMQEHRVTVQGRTYELDEPFYVFATQNPIELEGTYPLPEAQLDRFMFEIVIDHPPEAEELEVVRRTTATQAYEFEPAVTGPDLVAFQELVRRVPVSETVLKYALALVRASRPEGESPPDFVKEWLSYGASVRAAQYLVIGAKARTILRGRYHVTPEDVRALAHPVLRHRLLTNFHAESEGRSTAEIVDMLLEAVPMPSSGM; this is translated from the coding sequence ATGGGCGACACCGCCCGCGACCGCACGGACGACATCGCGGAGCGCGAAGACGACGTGGCGCTCGCTGATCGCATGAGGCACGGGCGCGAGCGGATACTTGCGGAAGTGCGCAAGCTCATCGTCGGCCAGGACAAGGTCGTGGAAGAGGCCCTTCTCACCCTCTTCGTGGGCGGCAACTCCCTCCTCGTGGGCGTGCCGGGCCTCGCCAAGACGTTGCTGGTGCACACCCTGGCCCAGGTGGTGGACCTCAAGTTCGCCCGCATCCAATTCACTCCGGACCTCATGCCCTCGGACGTGACCGGGACCGACATCATCCAGGAGGATCCGGCCACCGGCAAGCGCTCAATGGTTTTCGCACCCGGGCCCGTCTTCGCCAACATCGTCCTCGCCGACGAGATCAACCGCACCCCGCCGAAGACCCAGTCCGCCCTGCTGGAGGCGATGCAGGAGCACCGGGTTACGGTTCAGGGCCGCACCTACGAGCTCGACGAGCCCTTCTACGTGTTCGCCACCCAGAACCCCATCGAACTGGAAGGCACCTACCCGCTCCCCGAGGCGCAGCTCGATCGGTTCATGTTCGAGATCGTGATCGACCACCCGCCGGAGGCGGAGGAACTCGAGGTGGTGCGCCGGACGACCGCGACGCAGGCCTACGAGTTCGAGCCTGCGGTCACCGGCCCGGACCTCGTCGCCTTCCAGGAGCTGGTGCGCAGGGTGCCCGTCTCGGAAACCGTGCTCAAGTACGCCCTGGCGCTGGTACGCGCAAGCCGACCGGAGGGCGAATCGCCTCCGGATTTCGTGAAGGAGTGGCTCTCCTACGGGGCCTCGGTGCGGGCGGCCCAGTACCTGGTGATCGGCGCCAAGGCCCGAACGATCCTGCGCGGACGCTACCACGTCACGCCTGAGGACGTGCGGGCGCTCGCCCATCCCGTGCTCAGGCATCGTCTGCTCACCAACTTCCACGCCGAATCCGAGGGGCGGAGCACGGCCGAGATCGTGGACATGCTGCTCGAAGCGGTGCCCATGCCTTCATCGGGGATGTAG
- a CDS encoding BatA and WFA domain-containing protein translates to MGLELLVPIFLVGLAAIGVPVFLHLTRRQRRNVVLFPSLMFLRRIPFREQRRRRIRHWLLLLLRALALAAIVLAFTRPFVENAVVDGAVTGGPREVVVLLDRSYSMAAGNAFADAVDEARQVFGGLGPLDRASLVLFDRGAELAVRSTFDPAELERALDAAEVGSNATRYGPALRVAATVVEESRLPVGEIYLMSDLQQAGWSEDDESTLSAKARLIPVPVGAARELTDADEMPQLADYAVTDISLARSADAGRERVTVTARVARFGTVGESGSGETLPLTLSVDGDEVETANARLSDAAGSVSFRPFTLSQPYTRGEVALEGGDALSANDARRFVVSPGGHLAIRIAEGAGAEDGASQYLLGAFSVADERFRVSQRLTPSFGADELDDYDVVILNDARPSASSLVRLDEFVAGGGGLIVVAGSSSSWGSAWEPLPGVQTGLRDWESGRAGRLGLLSYSHPILEPFSGPHSGDFTAARFFRARTFRPTDSATALMSFDDGGPALVERGHGLGRVLLWTSSLDLYWNDLAVQPVYLPFVHRLVEHASGRSEAVVEFAVNQVLDLEDPVALESAGATPEEAAGLAGESGLIAIAPGGDVVEMQDPGDARFLVLAEAGFYAVRREGTAPGRTFSVAANVDVVESDLTPIDPEELAARLAGPSMDTDEAAEASDPGFETELRRADRERRQSLWRWLLLGALALFVAETVLSNRTPALARER, encoded by the coding sequence GTGGGCCTGGAACTACTCGTACCGATCTTTCTCGTCGGGCTCGCCGCGATCGGAGTCCCGGTCTTCCTGCACCTAACCCGCAGGCAGCGACGGAACGTGGTCCTCTTTCCGTCGCTAATGTTCCTCAGGCGCATTCCGTTCCGCGAACAGCGCAGACGAAGGATACGGCACTGGTTGCTGCTCCTGCTTCGCGCCCTCGCTCTGGCGGCGATCGTGCTCGCCTTCACCCGCCCCTTCGTGGAGAACGCCGTCGTGGACGGGGCCGTGACCGGCGGACCGAGAGAAGTCGTGGTTCTGCTCGACCGCTCCTACAGCATGGCGGCCGGGAACGCCTTCGCCGACGCCGTGGACGAGGCGCGCCAGGTCTTCGGGGGACTCGGCCCGCTCGACCGGGCCAGCCTCGTGCTCTTCGACCGGGGAGCCGAGCTGGCGGTGCGTTCGACGTTCGACCCGGCGGAGCTGGAAAGGGCGTTGGACGCCGCGGAAGTCGGCTCGAATGCGACTCGCTACGGTCCCGCGCTCCGGGTCGCGGCCACCGTCGTGGAGGAGTCGCGGCTTCCTGTGGGCGAGATCTACCTGATGTCGGATCTCCAGCAGGCCGGATGGAGCGAGGACGACGAGTCGACCTTGTCCGCGAAGGCCCGGCTGATTCCGGTGCCGGTGGGGGCGGCCCGCGAGCTGACGGATGCGGACGAGATGCCGCAACTTGCCGATTACGCCGTGACCGACATTTCACTGGCTCGTTCGGCGGATGCGGGACGCGAGCGGGTGACGGTGACCGCGCGGGTGGCGCGCTTCGGTACGGTGGGGGAATCGGGCTCGGGAGAGACCTTGCCGCTCACTCTCTCCGTGGACGGAGACGAGGTGGAGACGGCGAACGCGCGCCTGAGCGACGCCGCCGGGTCGGTGAGTTTCCGCCCGTTCACGCTCTCGCAGCCCTACACCCGCGGCGAGGTCGCGCTCGAGGGCGGCGACGCGCTCTCCGCCAATGACGCCAGACGCTTCGTCGTCTCGCCGGGCGGGCACCTGGCGATCCGGATCGCCGAGGGTGCGGGCGCCGAGGACGGCGCTTCCCAATACCTGCTCGGCGCGTTCTCCGTCGCGGACGAACGCTTCCGGGTCTCGCAGCGTCTGACGCCCTCCTTCGGCGCCGACGAGCTCGACGACTACGACGTGGTGATCCTGAACGACGCCCGACCGTCCGCAAGTTCGCTGGTCCGACTCGACGAGTTCGTCGCCGGAGGGGGAGGCCTCATCGTGGTGGCGGGATCGTCCTCCAGCTGGGGCAGTGCCTGGGAGCCGCTCCCCGGCGTCCAGACCGGGCTGCGCGACTGGGAGAGCGGCCGGGCAGGTCGCCTGGGATTGCTCTCGTACTCCCACCCGATCCTGGAGCCTTTCTCCGGGCCTCACAGCGGCGATTTCACCGCGGCCCGCTTCTTCCGTGCCCGCACCTTCCGGCCGACGGACTCCGCGACGGCGCTGATGAGTTTCGACGACGGCGGTCCCGCTCTCGTCGAGCGCGGCCACGGTCTGGGCAGGGTATTGCTCTGGACCTCGTCCCTCGACCTCTACTGGAACGACCTCGCCGTCCAGCCGGTTTACCTTCCCTTCGTACACAGACTCGTCGAGCACGCCTCCGGACGGAGCGAGGCGGTGGTCGAATTCGCCGTGAATCAGGTCTTGGACCTCGAGGATCCGGTCGCGCTCGAGTCGGCTGGCGCGACCCCCGAGGAGGCTGCGGGGCTGGCCGGGGAGAGCGGGCTGATCGCGATCGCGCCCGGCGGGGACGTCGTCGAGATGCAGGATCCGGGCGACGCTCGCTTTCTCGTTCTCGCCGAGGCGGGCTTCTACGCGGTCAGGCGGGAAGGAACAGCTCCCGGAAGGACTTTCAGCGTGGCTGCCAACGTCGATGTGGTCGAATCCGACCTGACCCCGATCGACCCGGAGGAACTCGCGGCCCGCCTCGCCGGTCCAAGTATGGACACCGACGAAGCCGCCGAGGCGTCCGATCCCGGCTTCGAGACGGAGCTGCGCAGGGCCGACCGCGAACGCAGACAGTCGCTCTGGCGCTGGCTGCTTCTGGGAGCGCTGGCGCTCTTCGTCGCGGAGACCGTGCTCTCCAACCGAACACCGGCTTTGGCCAGGGAGCGATGA